TGTATTTCCTCAATTCCGAAACGCTCATTTTTTTATCATAATTTAAATCCGCTTTAAAATCACTCGAAGCACTCAATAGGCAATAGGTAAATAATCCATTTTTCCATTCATTACTTTCCATCGAAAACTCGGCTCCTCCCGATGAAGAAATAATTACAGCGCCCGTTTCATTTTTAACATCAGCAAATAGAACCTGCATCATTTCAAAGGTATTGGATAATCCAAATACTTCTTTCTGCCTCACCCCTGCTCCAACTGATCTGAATTTTACGTCGTTGCTGATTTCAACTTCTGCCTTGGTCTCTTTTTCTACTTCATCTTTATCCAATTCACCACTGTGACAGGTATCCATAATCAACAATTTGCGCTGCGATGGAATCCCTGAAAATAATTGTTCGATTTCCGAATAGGAAACACCCGTTCCCGAAGGATTATCGAAATTCATATCGGATGTACCGAAATAATAATCGAATTTATCATCTAAAACACCGTGTCCGGCCATAAAAACAATGACCAAATCTTCGGGTCCTGCCTGAGAAATATATTCTTTTATTCCCAAAACAGATGTACGGGTGACCTCCTTATCGAGTAATATTTTAGAGTGGACTTTCACATAATTTTCAGATTGCACTCCAATTTTTGCCGCTACATCTTTTGCATCTTTGGCTGCATATTTTAAATCGAAACGATCGTCGTTGTAGTCGGATACGCCAATACAAACGATAAACAATTCTCGTTTCACCTCCGATAACTCACACACCACGGAAAATTCTTCAATTAAGGACTCCGCTCCTTTTTCGTTCATGCAGGAAATGCTGATTTGGTTGGCACCCGAAATCAACCGGATTTCAGTCTCCATATCTATACTTCCACTGGAGGATTTGCTTAAATCATAACCGGTGGAACCATACATGGGCACACCATTTACCTGAACATGCAAGCGATCCAGTTTGTAGCGTTGATCGCGCATTTTAACCTTAACTTTAAGAAGGGGTTCTTTAACAACTAAAGGTATAGTTGATTGATCAAGCGAAATTTCCGGCGCATGAAAATCTGCCGCAAAATTTTCTTCATTGTAATTCAGCCGTTTTAACCTTTTCTCATATATATAACGAAATGCATTCGCCAAATTGGGAGGAGTTTTTCCTATACGGGAAGCAATGATGTCGGGCCTGTTCAAGCGCAAATCAAATTGCTCAAATGGATAAATTTTATCGTCCACCCTAAAGCTGACCGCCTGCAATGCTTCTTTGGATGCTGTGTAATAATGATCGGGAGTTACTATAATGTGATCGCTTACATTGGCGCAAATCAGTGATGCCACTTCGGTGCATTTATTAATATCCCAAAGTTTTACCATTCCGTCATCGGAGCAGGAAAAAATGAAATTTCCATCCTTCTCCACAATTACTTTATTGATCTGACCGGTTGGATTTTCAAATTTACAAATGGCTGTTCCGCTTTTTACGTCCCATATCCGAATCGAATTATCAATGGGCGATACCACATTATTCCCCGCACCACTCACCAGGTATTTTCCGTCGGAAGAAAAGTTGAGTGTGGTCACAATGTTTTCATGTCCTTTCCATTGCTTGATTAAACTATGTTTATCGGCATCCCAAATACCAATGGTTTTATCCCATGAAGCCGTAGCTAGAATTTTTCCGTCGGGACTATACTCCACATCATTCACCAGGACTTCATGTCCCACCATTTGCGCAATTTCTTTTCCGGATTTCAAATCCCAAATACGGACGGTATTATCCAGTCCACATGTAGCAATTTTGCTTCCATCAGGATGGAAACTGCTCGCATAAATTCCACCGGCGTGTCCGGTTAAACGCGCCACCATTTTTCCGTTGCGTATATCCCATACTTTTAATATTCCCAAAAAGCCGCCACCCGCTACATAATTTCCATCTTTAGAAAAACTCAAATTCTGAATCAATTCCATTTCCGTATCAAGTCGGTGAATCACTTCACCTGTATTGGGGTTATACACTCTCAGATCAATCTGATTACCCATACAAACCAATTTCTCTCCATCGGGAGAAAATTCTACCGGAAAAAAACCGTCAATTTTTCGTTCAATGCGCAAGGCAGAAATATTCCAGAGTTTAATGGAAATATCATCTGCAGCAGTAGCCAAAAATTTTCCCTTCTGATCATAAGCCATACTTAA
This window of the Flavobacteriales bacterium genome carries:
- a CDS encoding caspase family protein codes for the protein MKNSILQSLFFLLISLQGIAQKPEVVVTAGHTDQINCISFSPNGQFLVTGGNDKNIKIWDVRTAREMRTLSGNDGRIVKVAFSPDGKCLSGLNYNGQLRTWNPVNGQLYSSLLDVEATYSNFEYCMGGKKLLYSSNSNHLVITDPFTGKIEKDYTLEISPTRFCVDLSGTKAYILDHLGNLLEFDLNSGKTLRSFPLFKEYMYCATPLVIDRTGKYLAAGFDDNHIRVFSLEKWNVLHVLKEHKIRMVDISFSRKDDRMFSVDHNRDLVIWDFKSGKKLKSIGKTVMGITSLASHPTEDILAYPEWKQVHYVDAKTGNELKLFKARGNRILSMAYDQKGKFLATAADDISIKLWNISALRIERKIDGFFPVEFSPDGEKLVCMGNQIDLRVYNPNTGEVIHRLDTEMELIQNLSFSKDGNYVAGGGFLGILKVWDIRNGKMVARLTGHAGGIYASSFHPDGSKIATCGLDNTVRIWDLKSGKEIAQMVGHEVLVNDVEYSPDGKILATASWDKTIGIWDADKHSLIKQWKGHENIVTTLNFSSDGKYLVSGAGNNVVSPIDNSIRIWDVKSGTAICKFENPTGQINKVIVEKDGNFIFSCSDDGMVKLWDINKCTEVASLICANVSDHIIVTPDHYYTASKEALQAVSFRVDDKIYPFEQFDLRLNRPDIIASRIGKTPPNLANAFRYIYEKRLKRLNYNEENFAADFHAPEISLDQSTIPLVVKEPLLKVKVKMRDQRYKLDRLHVQVNGVPMYGSTGYDLSKSSSGSIDMETEIRLISGANQISISCMNEKGAESLIEEFSVVCELSEVKRELFIVCIGVSDYNDDRFDLKYAAKDAKDVAAKIGVQSENYVKVHSKILLDKEVTRTSVLGIKEYISQAGPEDLVIVFMAGHGVLDDKFDYYFGTSDMNFDNPSGTGVSYSEIEQLFSGIPSQRKLLIMDTCHSGELDKDEVEKETKAEVEISNDVKFRSVGAGVRQKEVFGLSNTFEMMQVLFADVKNETGAVIISSSGGAEFSMESNEWKNGLFTYCLLSASSDFKADLNYDKKMSVSELRKYTYEKVIQLSNGKQKPTTRSDNLILDFVIW